DNA from Daucus carota subsp. sativus chromosome 1, DH1 v3.0, whole genome shotgun sequence:
aaattaaattatacaataataatttataaaaatattaaaatgcgtgtcaaacaaGGAAAAgatgtaataaaaatattaaatactaaGACATTGGGAATATTTGTTCGGTGGACCTACCCATTTGTGGTGGGCTTCATAAATTACTTTGGACAGGAAAATTATTAGATGTGTTTGCTTGCAAGTCTTTTCAAGCAAAGcgaaagaaataattaatcaaattttacattttaTCATTGGATATACAACAGTCAACACACTCGATAACATCATAGATCGTAGCTAAGATTTTTTTTCTCCTATAAAAACCTCGTTATAGAGCTGTCTtcaagataatttttttttttttatcagacTTGTGTTAACACCACTGAACATGATTATAATCACTGTTTATCACCCGGTGAAACTGAGCGACTTGATTTCATTTACATTGTGCTTcctgaattattaatttactagTGTAACAAGAACATGGAAATGGGTAGAAAAACACCTGAGTTTAGACTGGTTTTGTGGAACCTCCCGGGACTGCTCGTAGATTTGAGAGGCCATATATctcatacatttatatataaatgattcAAGGGACCTTGACCGAAGTATGATCCGTCTATAGTCAGGACATCCCGAACTATCCTATTTGTAGTTGGTTCAATGTGCACTGCATGCCATTTTAACTCATGCTTGCTGATATAATGCTAACACCAGATCTGGGTAACAGGGAGAACTTGCTAGTTACTCCGACAGAAAACTCAGTTCTAAAATACATTAATCACTgtgagaaaatttgaaaatgttaCCATCAAGTAATTATCAATGAATAATACACAAAAATATGcgtttttaattatatgatcGTGATGCATGGGATTCTAACCATGCTTGTAAACTGAAGTGCTAATTAGTGGTTTAAAGCATAAGAATTTGTTTTCATTAGCTATCATTTCTAAGCACACATTCATTGTAAAAGGAGGTTTAAGAGCACGGTAATATGCAATGAAGCAACAGCTGAGTACGAGTTTCAGAAAGCATGGAATGTTGTAGATGGTACTATCACTACAGGTCATAATAATCACAATTTAAAGTTTACGGTTAGTATATCAATGATCAACACAAAATATGAAACATATTGTACCAAGACACCAAGAATTGACCCATTTTCATATCCAAAGGCAATTTCATGTGCTATCTCTTTCACTCTCCCCTGTGGCAAGCTCCTCACCGGTGGCAGCGATTATCTGAAGCAGGAAAGGTAAACAAAATTTATGTCAGGAATAGGCTTTAGATCATCTTGTTCTTActataaaacaaattaaacaatGTCAGTTACACGGTGACAACTTAAAATGGTGAACTGTATTTAAAGATTTTACTTTGGATTTGGCTTCTCTTCTACCTCACATATAACAGCTTTGgtttatatataagaattggTAACTTTGTCTACATAACTAACAGTTCGATATCATAGTTATTAATGTTTGCACCTACACTACTTTGAGTTTAACAAGACTTGCATATTTTCTCAAGGCTTCAACGACAAACCCAACTAATTTGATGTCATTTGCAACCCTTTAAGAGACCTGAATGACTAGCGGGAAATACCACCATGTAAAGAAACTAAGGTGCAGTTtggatttgttttatgttttcaggaacaacattttcatgttttctgaTTCTGGTTATGTATTTTCtgaaaacttttattaaaaacagGGCCAAACACCACATCTGTTTTCTGAAAACGACAGAAAATAGTTCTTTGGTTATGAAGCCAAACAAGCACTAACACTCCAGTAACACGTATCCAAGAATCGACTATGAAGCTAGTTCTTAGCAGTCAAATGGATTATAAATACTATAGTACTCTAGGTTGGTGCAAGGCAATTATGCAATTATATCAATGCACACGGAAAAATTACAGATACCAGGTGTTGCAATCTTAGAAACACAAGCAGAAGCTGAAAATGAGAATTTCTATAGTTTTAGGCTCATGCTTCAAAGCTAATAATATAAGCATCATGACTCAAGCAGAAACAATGGATGAGAATTTATGTTTAAAAGAATGCCGAGGACAGACAAATTGGTTCATATTATAAATCAACCATGTTCCTGAACCACTGAAAGTCCACCAAGCAAGAAACTTTAGTCTCTGCAAATCACTGAAGATTATAAACAAAACCACCAGATTCAGCtccaaagaaaaaatataaccGCTAATTAAACAGAATAAAAAAAGAGTCCAGAGTACCTTAACTTATTAACTACATCATCCTTATTTAAACAGTTTCACTGCCATGTTCAACATCAACACGAGCCACTACTCTGCAAATACTTAACAGTGGTGAAATCATCACCTCAAGATCAGCACTTGTAATCCGTTCGATCTCATCATTCACAATAGATGACTTTTATATACCCATGTTACATATTGGTGGTTCACTAAGTTGAGAGTCCTTTTGAGTTTGAGTCATTTAGTAAACCAGAACCGACTTTCACAAAAACAACACATCCTAATTAATGTAGTGAACTTCTCACTAATGACAAATCTATAGCATCATTttatatcattaatatactGAGAAATTCTCAAATGGGCAAGTAGCTACAGAGCAAAACCATAGTAAGAGACAACAATTGCAGGCCACAAGCCTGATTTTCGAGGGTTAACTCCATTACAGACTTGGTTCAGAGGGGTAGTGAAATATTAAAGGTTACAACAGAATTCTCAACATAATGAGAAGCAAGATAAGTAGTCAAAAAGAAAGTGAATGCTTCCTGTAATTTAACCAGATAGGTATTATTTTCAAGTTAAATGTTTTCATAATATAAGGTACGACAACAACATATTTCAAGTTATacgttttaataatataagGTACGGGCATGACATATTTCTTTTTGCGGAGTAAGCCATTAATTTTTACTATCAAGTACAAATGTTATATAACTGGATAGAAATTTGAGCAAGTGACCCCTAATATAGACTTGTTAGTGTAATATAAATGgagaaaacaaaattaacagAAGGCCATATAGTCACCCACCAAGGTGAAAATATTCCTCAAGTCATACATTGCAAAATCCACTGAAAATCTCCACATTaaaaagaatttcaaaacattgTTGATATGGTAAATCCTTTAAAAACGTTATGATTGCTAAGTTTTCCAACATTAAGAAAAGTTACCTTGTCGCTTCTTGATAACTGCAGCAGCTTATTATACAATTTTTCACATTTTTCCTTGGCAGTGTTATATTGGTCATTGATCGCCTTGAATGCTACACGAGCCTTCTCTTTTTCTCTGTCCAATTTCCTGAGTTCCGCTTCAGCATCAGATTGAGCCTCTTTGTATCGATCCCACTCTGCTGTCAGAATCTTGACTCTTTCTTCTTCCTCATGCAGCTCTTCCTGTAGCTTTAGTAATGCAACTGTCAGCTCTTCTCTTTTACACTTTATAGAACCAACATTAGTCTTGGCTTTAGACAATTTGTCTTCTGCATTGGATACTTTCTTCGTTACATCAGACACGTTCATCACTTGCTCATCATATCGATCCATTATGACCATGTCATTCCAACTTTCCTTCTCTCTCAAAAAAGATTCAAGCTCTTCTTGTTGTTCAATTAGTTTATCCACTTTACTCCTAAATAATGTATAATCATCACCTAATTCATGCAGTGCATAGTAACACCTATTAGCCAGAGTAATCTTGCAATCGGTGCTCAAGTTGTTAGCTTCATTTGTGAGACGGGCCACCAACCGAGATTTTAATACAGATGCTGCATTGACAAGATGTTGGCGATCCTCTGGTAGCATTGTTTCTAGGGAAGATGGTTCCACTGTAGGTTCAAGCACAAAACGAAGCTCACTTTTTGGCTTTCCTTCCTCCATAGAAGAAGGAAGCCCTGCTGATACCCCATTTTTTAGGAAACCAGGTGGCATTTCAGGATCTTCACTAATTCGCCTTAATTCAGATTTTACAGTGCTTGCATTATTCTTCTTCTGAGGTGAATATCCCTCCATTCCCGTTTCATTTCCCTCATCACCATCCACAATCGTAGCATCTGAATCCGTTTTCTTTCTTTTACCATAGACTGAGGAGGTCTTTGTTTCACATTGAGATTCTATTTTCACCTCAACGACAGGAACTGATGGGGAATTTATTTGTGAGGGAGAAGCAGATCGAGTAGAGAGCTGAAGCCGGATGTGCTTTGGAAGCACAAATTGAACTTTATCATTATTGTTGTTCTTTAACAAGAGAGAAAACAACATCTTAGATTGCACAAACACTTGCAATGTATCATCTTTATCTTTTATACTAAGTTCCTTACATAAATGATTAGCAATTATCATAAGAAACCTAGCATAATAGATAACTTTACTTCTCTTTCCCATCTCGCCTAATTTGAAACAGAATTCATAAAGCAACAAAGATCCAATGTCAATAGTCCTATTATACATCAAACTGTACGCAATTTTCTGCACAAACTTAATAATCGCATCAAATCCACCAGATTTCCCCGTGAAGACCCTTGTCAGAGTGTCGAAAAAGTAAGACCACTCCTTCCTAAGATACTTCCTACTAATCTGACCCAACTGAGAGGTCTTCGAAGCATACTTGATAGAATACAACATTATACTAAGCTCCTCATCACTAGGCAAATTTTCAAAGCAAGAATTAGGCAAATGAAGTGCTTCATTAATCACAGAGGGAGTAATGACATAAGATTTACCCTTGATTTTAAGTTTGATTTGACTAACAGAGCAGCATGCagtgttccacatttcttgaaCTATTTCAGCATAGATTGTCGGGCTTGCGGTGAGAGCATAACTGAGTGGAGAGATCTTCAAGAAATCCATGAGGGGGTGGAAGTCTGCATGGACTGATTCTTTGTCTAGAAATGCAACATGATTAGTGACTGCATATTCTACTCGGCCTGATGGACTTGAACATGTGGTTGATTGTTTGGGCGCCATTGTTTAGTGATTCGAAATGTTCAAAAGCTTGATCAAGAAGCTCAGTGGTTAATTTTGAGAGAGGGTATAGAATCTAGGACATTTTGTTAGACGTTTAGAATTCCAAGTACATAGACATTAAAGATGATAGATTCTACATCCGAATGTACGTCAAACAATGGGCATTTCGAAAATGTGCTCGAGGAAAAGTATTGTTTAGttgttaatttatttgtttgaacatttttttatgatttttaaaatgttCTAGGTAGATCAATGactttcttaatattttttaaatatatcataaaaataccaatttatatttatatttataattaaaaatattaattttattttgtgtcGGGGTTATTCTAAACTTAAAAGtccttaaacaaaaaaaaatcaagtaatataaatattaataagttttttggaaaaaaaacccAAAAGTTGTCATTCATCCAATTCATCCAATATTAAGAAGGCGAAATCAATTTTCTTAGGAGTATGCACCATGCGGTTTAAGATAAtttcttattaatttatttaaaacccACTACAAAAtggttaaaacttaaaaactaCAAAAATTTAGAGAAACAAAGCCACATGTGCACATGCACAGTAAAAACTGGGATCTTGGCCATATCAATATTTCATACTTCAAGTGTTTGCAAGCTAGCTATCCGATACAAAGATCAAGATATTTTTTCTCTACTGACATCTGAGCATTATTTCGAAGTTGGTTATTTAAAGGAGGCTTAAATGTATGGAAGCCAAGACTACAATTATAAGCATTCTGGTTTCTTGAGCTGCTTCTTAGTTGTCAgatgaattttaaacaaccagtTGATGTTAGGAACATTAAAAAGATTACAATCCACAGATAGCAGAACACTGCAATCTCAGAATCAAAAGCAAGCGAAAGCCGGAAGTATCTCTACCAATATTCAGTACATAATTTAATACTGAGTATCACATAACTGAGCAGAAGTTGTGAATGTGATACTGCCAGAACTAAGGATAAAATGCAAAAGTGAGCATCATAACTCAAGCAGAAGCCAGAGATGGAAACTTGTATTGTTTCATATGATGCATCGACCATGTTCTCCAACCAAGAAGGGATCACTAAACACGAAAGTTAAAACTAAACAAATGACTATAGTAATATGAAAAACTATACAAATGATTCTATTAATATGAAAAACAAACGTGCTCCTGGATAATATCTTCAAGTTGAGCTAATTATTAAAAACCATAAACCATTTTGGACCCTAGACAACACTGACAACAGGATTAATATATAGCCACTAAGCAAACAGTAATAGTGCAATTAGACCCTAGACATTCATAACTGCATGTCTACCTCCTTAAACACTTCCACCATCAAGTTTAACATTATACAGAAGTCAAAAGACCTGATTTCTTAAAGTGGTGAAGGCTTGGCCAAAGATCAATGTCACCAGATAAACCTCACATTTACTCAATGTAAAATACCCAATGCATATTAAGCAATGCAGTACTGAACTTCACACATTAAGTCTAAGTAATTCAACTAAAAGCCGATATAAAGTGCAAAACATCTTCTTTCTTTTACGTTACTAGGAAATTCTGCGGTGGACAAGTTGCTATGTAGTAAGAACATACTAAGATGATGGCCAACAACACCAGGAAGGTACTTCAGATGAAAAGGCCATTTCAGAAGAGACGCCTAGTGCGGTCCAGAATCCTGATCTTCACAGGGGGGCAGGACTCCAAAAGAGACCTGTTCAGGTGACACGAATGGGGGAAATAACATTTAGGTCAAACCAGAattcttaaaaattataaaatacaaaactaCAAACTTGGAAGGAAACTGG
Protein-coding regions in this window:
- the LOC108224010 gene encoding uncharacterized protein LOC108224010 → MAPKQSTTCSSPSGRVEYAVTNHVAFLDKESVHADFHPLMDFLKISPLSYALTASPTIYAEIVQEMWNTACCSVSQIKLKIKGKSYVITPSVINEALHLPNSCFENLPSDEELSIMLYSIKYASKTSQLGQISRKYLRKEWSYFFDTLTRVFTGKSGGFDAIIKFVQKIAYSLMYNRTIDIGSLLLYEFCFKLGEMGKRSKVIYYARFLMIIANHLCKELSIKDKDDTLQVFVQSKMLFSLLLKNNNNDKVQFVLPKHIRLQLSTRSASPSQINSPSVPVVEVKIESQCETKTSSVYGKRKKTDSDATIVDGDEGNETGMEGYSPQKKNNASTVKSELRRISEDPEMPPGFLKNGVSAGLPSSMEEGKPKSELRFVLEPTVEPSSLETMLPEDRQHLVNAASVLKSRLVARLTNEANNLSTDCKITLANRCYYALHELGDDYTLFRSKVDKLIEQQEELESFLREKESWNDMVIMDRYDEQVMNVSDVTKKVSNAEDKLSKAKTNVGSIKCKREELTVALLKLQEELHEEEERVKILTAEWDRYKEAQSDAEAELRKLDREKEKARVAFKAINDQYNTAKEKCEKLYNKLLQLSRSDKIIAATGEELATGESERDST